From the Acidilutibacter cellobiosedens genome, one window contains:
- a CDS encoding radical SAM protein — protein MKDKYFADEICDVISKGNEVILSNRLTGRWLKIPAECYEAIKYSVETSIPINRVTDVFEDKDDQNYFNRLIKSIDGIGLLMTGKNSRFEIKSVQKVVFSITNRCNLKCEYCCVDSGNSTGKTDILSTGDVKMAIDNVLKLNPLNLVISGGEPLIREDFYDILEYIKEVYSGKVILCTNATLIKEKDIKKLAENVYAAEISLDGYDEKSCSQIRGKGIFTKVINNVKLLKENGMKYISLSMVAGKFNEDWVGPFLELNKKLGTRATVRNFSRLGRGAHTYHKYLSDDFAMHYYKMSDFDDMSTFRTNYCWAGSSQLFVNYDGNIYLCPLLQHEEFKICHVFDLNDDVIKRILKRNFPAFSNFDRIEIRNVSCCKNCKINIFCDVCPAKVYTLLDNRNAFDYNCNFMKKTLMPKIWRIS, from the coding sequence ATGAAAGATAAATATTTTGCGGATGAGATCTGTGATGTAATATCAAAAGGTAATGAAGTTATATTGAGTAACAGACTAACTGGCAGATGGCTTAAAATTCCGGCAGAATGTTATGAAGCCATAAAATATTCCGTGGAGACTTCAATTCCTATAAATAGAGTTACGGACGTTTTTGAAGATAAAGATGATCAAAATTATTTTAACAGATTGATAAAGAGTATTGATGGTATTGGTTTGCTGATGACCGGCAAGAACAGCAGATTTGAAATAAAATCTGTTCAAAAGGTGGTATTTTCAATAACAAACAGATGCAATTTAAAATGTGAGTATTGTTGTGTAGATTCCGGTAATAGCACGGGGAAAACCGATATATTATCTACCGGCGACGTGAAAATGGCAATTGATAATGTTTTAAAGTTAAATCCGCTGAACCTTGTGATTTCGGGAGGGGAGCCCTTAATAAGGGAAGATTTTTATGATATTCTGGAATATATCAAAGAAGTGTATTCGGGAAAGGTAATTTTATGTACTAATGCAACTTTGATTAAAGAAAAAGATATCAAAAAATTGGCGGAAAATGTTTATGCCGCCGAAATAAGTTTAGACGGATATGATGAAAAAAGCTGCAGCCAAATAAGGGGAAAAGGGATATTTACCAAAGTTATTAACAACGTTAAGTTACTGAAAGAAAATGGAATGAAATATATAAGTTTATCAATGGTAGCAGGGAAATTTAACGAGGATTGGGTTGGGCCATTTTTAGAGTTAAACAAAAAACTGGGGACCAGAGCAACCGTCAGAAATTTCAGCAGGTTAGGCAGAGGAGCACATACTTATCATAAATATTTATCGGATGATTTTGCAATGCATTATTATAAGATGAGCGACTTTGATGACATGAGCACATTTCGGACCAATTATTGCTGGGCCGGCAGTTCCCAACTGTTTGTAAATTATGACGGTAATATATATTTGTGTCCTTTGCTGCAGCATGAAGAATTTAAGATATGTCATGTTTTTGATTTAAATGATGATGTCATAAAAAGAATATTGAAAAGAAACTTTCCTGCATTTTCTAATTTTGATAGGATAGAAATCAGGAATGTTTCCTGTTGTAAGAATTGTAAGATAAACATATTTTGTGATGTATGCCCAGCCAAGGTATATACATTATTAGATAATAGAAATGCATTTGATTATAATTGTAATTTCATGAAAAAAACATTAATGCCTAAAATATGGCGGATATCATAG
- a CDS encoding PadR family transcriptional regulator, whose amino-acid sequence MKVDKELMRGSTTMIILSLLNEEDMYGYQIISKLKKLSDSIFNLKEGTLYPILHGLENKGCIISYWVDGEAGRRRKYYRITEEGLKFLKGKQKEWKLYTEVVNKIVGDFCYE is encoded by the coding sequence TTGAAAGTCGATAAGGAATTGATGAGGGGAAGTACTACGATGATTATTTTAAGCCTGCTTAATGAAGAAGATATGTACGGATACCAAATAATAAGCAAACTTAAAAAACTATCCGACTCTATTTTTAACCTTAAAGAAGGCACTCTGTATCCTATTTTGCACGGCCTTGAAAATAAAGGCTGTATAATTTCCTATTGGGTTGACGGAGAAGCCGGGAGGAGAAGAAAATATTACAGAATAACGGAAGAAGGGCTGAAATTTCTAAAAGGAAAACAGAAGGAATGGAAACTGTATACGGAGGTTGTCAATAAGATTGTGGGGGATTTTTGCTATGAATAA
- a CDS encoding ABC transporter ATP-binding protein, whose product MDILKTDKLTKIYGREENKVEALKDVSISVEKGKFISVIGPSGSGKSTLLHCMAGLDTPTSGKVLLNGENIFDLSDNRLSVLRRRNFGFVFQSFNLIPVIDIYDNITLPVSLDNKSIDKDYISEIIDILGLKDKIKRFPNELSGGQQQRVAIARALSNKPDVIFADEPTGNLDSKTAEEVIKFFRICVEKLGETIVMVTHNEEVAFTTDICITMRDGEILSKRDNGERKK is encoded by the coding sequence ATGGATATATTGAAAACCGATAAGCTTACAAAAATATACGGAAGAGAGGAAAATAAAGTAGAGGCTCTAAAGGATGTCTCCATTTCCGTTGAAAAGGGGAAGTTTATTTCTGTAATAGGCCCCAGCGGTTCGGGAAAGAGTACACTGCTTCACTGTATGGCGGGATTGGACACGCCTACGTCGGGTAAAGTGCTTTTAAACGGAGAAAACATATTTGATCTGTCCGACAATAGGCTTTCCGTACTGAGAAGGCGTAATTTCGGATTTGTATTTCAGAGTTTTAATCTGATACCTGTTATAGATATATATGATAATATAACCCTTCCCGTATCTTTGGATAATAAAAGCATAGATAAAGATTATATATCTGAAATAATAGACATTTTGGGATTAAAAGATAAAATAAAAAGATTTCCAAACGAGCTTTCGGGAGGACAGCAGCAGAGAGTGGCAATAGCAAGGGCACTGTCAAATAAGCCGGATGTAATATTTGCAGATGAACCTACAGGGAATCTGGACAGCAAAACAGCGGAGGAAGTAATAAAATTTTTTAGAATCTGCGTAGAAAAGTTGGGAGAAACAATAGTTATGGTAACTCACAATGAAGAGGTGGCATTTACGACGGATATATGTATAACCATGAGAGACGGGGAAATTTTAAGCAAGAGAGACAATGGGGAGAGAAAAAAGTGA
- a CDS encoding S8 family serine peptidase: MKNKVKAVLMDTGVDKNHEYLKDNIIGGMSFSCDDEYITADDNYEDENGHGTSCASVIKREFKDVEIFAVKVLDEMGRTNIQILEEALKYFLDKDFRLINLSLSVIENEEVEDLYGICGKLKEKGKIIVCSLANGFEKSYPASFDNVIGVKGFILEDENSFWYSKDKDIQCIMDNNPYMNCKPGNSYALFGKCNSQAAGKLTGKIARMLSEEPEMTFESLNDKLERMARRKNWTEKDLEASKRYPDFKKNLYDKNSPILLKTADAVKEALKLDKSDGIYEYGLFSRKIGLTYDNCFEVLKKLEGKFNIKFDYPNISRYDFVSIETLTDLVAKTLSYQKDNI; this comes from the coding sequence ATGAAAAATAAAGTAAAGGCAGTACTGATGGATACGGGAGTTGATAAAAATCACGAATATCTGAAAGATAATATAATAGGAGGAATGTCTTTTAGCTGTGATGATGAATATATAACGGCGGATGATAATTATGAAGACGAGAACGGCCACGGGACTTCCTGTGCCTCCGTTATAAAGAGAGAATTCAAGGATGTGGAAATATTTGCGGTGAAAGTCCTTGATGAAATGGGAAGGACAAACATACAGATATTAGAAGAAGCCTTAAAGTATTTCTTGGATAAGGATTTCAGGCTTATAAATTTGAGCCTGTCGGTCATAGAAAATGAAGAAGTGGAAGATCTGTACGGAATATGCGGGAAGCTGAAAGAAAAAGGCAAGATAATTGTATGTTCCCTTGCAAACGGATTTGAAAAAAGTTATCCTGCTTCATTTGATAATGTTATAGGTGTTAAGGGTTTTATATTGGAAGATGAAAACTCTTTCTGGTACAGCAAAGATAAAGATATCCAGTGCATCATGGACAATAACCCGTATATGAACTGCAAACCAGGAAATTCTTATGCTCTGTTCGGAAAATGCAACAGTCAGGCAGCAGGAAAACTTACGGGAAAGATTGCCCGTATGTTATCGGAAGAACCGGAAATGACATTTGAATCATTAAATGACAAACTCGAAAGGATGGCTCGCAGAAAAAACTGGACAGAAAAGGATTTGGAAGCAAGCAAAAGGTACCCCGACTTTAAGAAAAATTTATATGACAAAAACAGTCCCATTCTTTTAAAGACAGCGGATGCCGTAAAAGAAGCACTAAAATTAGATAAATCCGATGGTATATACGAATACGGCCTTTTCAGCAGGAAAATCGGATTAACATATGATAACTGCTTTGAAGTATTAAAGAAACTGGAAGGAAAATTTAATATTAAATTTGATTATCCCAATATATCAAGATATGATTTCGTATCAATAGAAACCCTAACGGATCTTGTAGCAAAGACCTTATCATATCAAAAAGATAATATATAA
- a CDS encoding ABC transporter permease encodes MKVYIHLALSYLKKQKGRTVALVLGVALAVMLVFAFNVISESQSRNQLANIYKMYGTYQGIFTNLMKDKLGQIKNDKDVAQSAAATNFGNIVADNGLSMILNSSDKDYIEMNGYKLVKGRLPNSQGELVLEAQALDKMGLKEELGKTIDFKIKKQYTDGKGMKQVHIEKRKFKLVGILDKPKQYYDGIYSLKGFTYFKEDEENLIPNSLITYDEIVKLKSNSNLSGELNQIRERYGIGRLDYEVNSQLISALNDLASQNTSSFRDKLNILVVITAVLLIYNMFNISLIDMIKQIGMLRVIGASKKHTRLIIGFQSLFILIVGIISGLLLGTVFSYFGIKLYSFMSTLLDVSESSIYISSNSIWKAIEVGIITVAVSSMIPIWMSGRVSPIEAVRKTDRSKKNHQNGWHHRVGKKLFGLTGEVAYENVWRNKWRTLIIVVSVAMAGYLFVYDIAIVNNAELDNATSIQMSNMQENSFKLSFTGNTDSDFVGYTKEDVKRISDIDGVKNVGTKVTLEGFLESDIKDLHDDFVKYNGITGKDVSTPIEVKGYDEKRLKGFQKYVEKGDVSSLNNSLSEYPNAVVFNYYYDILKNHSLEKVRKNLKIGDIITIQIPNIENNSFKYKKCKVRVAALLKSEWVFKGDSTRGRYMEVILPQEYLMSVSGKNMYDQVSVQSEERKDIHVYNEINKVLQNKLFPYVESKLSYIEESEESRTEVLKSHMVIVILILFIAGMNVYNTIKNNLLIRINEFSIMRAIGMTVKQLKSMIIKETVVYGIFGSIIAAFLGIYRVYEGYERVSRDYKNGFGVINMPQFKFPIIPILLYSGIVIGICILSAYISARKAGKFNIVEGLNVTE; translated from the coding sequence ATGAAAGTATACATACATTTGGCGTTATCATATTTAAAAAAGCAGAAGGGAAGAACTGTTGCTCTGGTATTGGGCGTTGCTCTGGCGGTGATGCTTGTATTCGCGTTTAATGTTATATCCGAAAGCCAAAGCAGAAATCAGCTTGCAAATATTTATAAGATGTACGGTACATACCAAGGTATCTTTACTAATCTGATGAAAGATAAACTGGGACAAATTAAAAATGATAAAGATGTAGCTCAATCTGCAGCAGCCACCAATTTTGGAAATATCGTTGCCGATAACGGACTTTCAATGATATTGAATTCTTCAGATAAGGATTATATAGAGATGAACGGATATAAACTTGTAAAAGGGCGTCTTCCTAACTCTCAGGGTGAATTGGTATTGGAAGCTCAGGCCCTTGACAAGATGGGATTAAAAGAAGAACTCGGGAAAACAATAGATTTCAAAATAAAAAAACAGTATACAGACGGAAAAGGAATGAAGCAGGTACATATAGAGAAAAGAAAATTTAAATTAGTAGGTATATTGGATAAACCCAAACAGTATTATGACGGAATTTATTCGTTAAAAGGTTTCACCTATTTTAAAGAAGATGAAGAAAATTTGATTCCGAATAGTCTGATAACATATGATGAAATAGTCAAGCTGAAATCGAATTCAAATCTGTCGGGAGAATTGAATCAGATAAGAGAAAGGTACGGTATCGGAAGACTGGATTATGAAGTAAACAGCCAGCTTATATCTGCTCTCAATGATCTTGCTTCTCAGAATACAAGCAGTTTTAGAGACAAATTAAATATACTGGTGGTCATTACCGCAGTTTTGCTCATATATAACATGTTCAACATTTCTTTGATAGACATGATAAAACAAATAGGCATGCTCAGAGTTATAGGAGCATCGAAGAAACATACAAGGTTGATAATAGGATTTCAGAGTTTGTTTATTTTAATAGTAGGAATTATTTCGGGACTTTTACTGGGGACTGTATTTTCATACTTCGGAATTAAATTATACAGTTTTATGTCAACTCTGCTGGATGTATCCGAATCATCGATATATATAAGCTCAAACAGTATATGGAAGGCAATAGAGGTAGGGATAATAACAGTTGCGGTATCAAGTATGATTCCGATATGGATGTCTGGGAGAGTATCGCCTATAGAAGCTGTAAGGAAGACGGATAGATCAAAGAAAAATCATCAGAACGGATGGCACCACAGAGTGGGAAAGAAGCTGTTTGGACTGACAGGGGAAGTGGCCTATGAAAATGTATGGAGGAATAAGTGGAGAACTCTGATAATAGTGGTATCGGTGGCCATGGCAGGATATTTATTTGTGTACGATATTGCAATCGTTAATAATGCAGAGCTTGATAATGCGACTTCTATTCAGATGTCAAATATGCAGGAGAATAGTTTTAAATTATCTTTTACCGGGAATACGGATTCTGATTTCGTGGGATATACAAAGGAAGATGTAAAAAGGATATCCGATATAGATGGAGTGAAAAATGTGGGCACAAAGGTTACTTTAGAAGGATTTTTGGAATCGGATATAAAGGACCTGCATGATGATTTCGTAAAGTACAACGGTATTACCGGAAAAGATGTAAGTACTCCTATAGAAGTGAAAGGATATGACGAAAAGCGGCTTAAAGGATTTCAGAAATATGTTGAGAAGGGAGATGTATCCTCTTTAAACAATTCCTTAAGTGAATATCCCAATGCTGTAGTGTTTAACTATTATTATGATATATTAAAGAATCATAGTTTGGAGAAGGTCAGGAAGAACTTAAAAATAGGAGATATAATAACGATACAAATTCCCAATATTGAAAATAACAGTTTTAAATATAAAAAGTGTAAAGTAAGAGTAGCTGCCCTTCTGAAATCCGAATGGGTTTTTAAGGGAGACAGTACGAGAGGGAGATATATGGAAGTGATTCTTCCTCAAGAATATCTGATGTCTGTATCTGGGAAAAACATGTATGATCAAGTCAGCGTACAATCAGAGGAGAGAAAGGATATCCATGTATATAATGAAATAAACAAAGTTTTGCAGAATAAGCTGTTTCCATATGTAGAGAGTAAATTAAGCTATATAGAAGAAAGTGAAGAGTCAAGAACAGAAGTATTAAAATCACATATGGTAATAGTAATCCTTATCTTATTTATAGCGGGAATGAATGTATATAATACTATAAAAAATAACTTGTTAATAAGGATAAATGAATTTTCAATAATGAGAGCTATTGGAATGACAGTTAAACAACTCAAAAGCATGATAATAAAAGAAACGGTTGTATATGGAATATTTGGCAGTATAATAGCAGCTTTTTTGGGAATTTACAGGGTTTATGAAGGCTATGAAAGAGTGAGCAGAGATTATAAAAATGGTTTTGGAGTTATCAATATGCCTCAATTCAAATTTCCTATAATCCCGATACTATTATACAGTGGAATAGTAATAGGCATATGTATATTATCAGCGTATATATCTGCAAGGAAAGCAGGAAAGTTCAATATAGTGGAAGGTTTGAATGTTACTGAATAA
- a CDS encoding ABC transporter ATP-binding protein, translated as MNKRKNIKRFLKILLKNSKGIMLIYFIIMLSISVLGLFQPQLIKRILDDAIQGSNIKLLIKLAVLYGLISLITAMLNIILQYMYSKMQKKISINLKMNILKHISKLSGNYFTNIKTGNILSTIENDIYTIESFGVDVLFSLIIDIFTAVMALFFLIKMESSLLILVVLLQFILMFSQFKFNKIISERISEIRNKAGNISNIIEEYISNIMNVVITKSIFKFFKNYINKEKNIIKKFVKLDVIISCNSSWGRLLSSLITILIYGYGGYKIINKEMTFGELIAFQQYVGMFIGPCMEIINANTKIQRSSVSINRVFNITDEPITIKQDNKGKRCTEDFKGNISFNEVSFSYNKDNKILDKINLKFENGKATALVGSSGCGKTTIIKLLYRLWDADEGNITIDGIPLKEYNLKSIRKEISIVTQDLLLFDDTIMNNLTLEKNKDKSYVEDLCRKAGIYNFISNLPQGFDTIVGERGVKLSGGQKQRIAIVRAILNNSKIIIFDEATSALDSISQKKISENMKEFLKEKTVIEIAHRLSSIKDADIIYVIHKGKAVEKGNFEELVEKKGYYYRFLKEQSMDSDADSIA; from the coding sequence ATGAACAAAAGGAAAAACATAAAAAGGTTTTTAAAAATATTGTTAAAAAACAGTAAAGGCATTATGCTTATATACTTTATCATAATGCTCTCCATATCAGTATTGGGCCTTTTTCAGCCTCAGCTGATAAAGAGAATCCTCGACGATGCCATACAGGGGAGCAATATTAAATTACTGATAAAACTTGCAGTATTATACGGTTTAATAAGCCTCATAACAGCCATGCTTAATATAATACTGCAGTATATGTACTCCAAGATGCAGAAGAAAATCTCAATCAATTTGAAGATGAATATCCTAAAACATATATCAAAACTATCGGGGAATTATTTTACAAACATAAAAACCGGGAATATACTCAGCACCATAGAAAACGACATATACACCATAGAAAGTTTCGGAGTTGACGTATTATTCTCATTAATAATAGACATTTTCACAGCCGTCATGGCTTTATTCTTTCTAATAAAAATGGAATCAAGCCTGCTGATTTTAGTTGTATTACTTCAATTCATTCTGATGTTCAGCCAATTCAAATTCAATAAGATCATATCGGAAAGAATAAGTGAAATAAGAAACAAAGCAGGAAACATATCAAACATAATAGAAGAATACATATCGAACATAATGAACGTAGTAATAACAAAATCGATCTTTAAATTCTTTAAAAACTATATAAACAAAGAAAAAAACATCATAAAGAAATTCGTAAAACTTGACGTTATCATTTCATGCAATTCCTCCTGGGGAAGACTTTTAAGCAGCTTAATAACAATATTAATCTACGGATACGGAGGATACAAAATAATAAACAAAGAAATGACCTTCGGTGAACTCATTGCATTTCAGCAATATGTAGGAATGTTCATAGGGCCCTGCATGGAAATAATAAACGCAAACACCAAAATACAGAGATCTTCAGTATCAATAAACCGAGTATTTAATATAACAGACGAACCAATAACCATAAAACAAGACAATAAAGGGAAAAGATGCACCGAAGACTTCAAAGGAAACATCTCATTCAACGAAGTCAGCTTTTCCTATAACAAAGACAATAAAATCTTGGACAAGATAAACCTAAAATTTGAAAATGGAAAAGCGACAGCATTAGTAGGATCAAGCGGCTGCGGAAAAACAACAATAATCAAACTTCTGTACAGACTTTGGGATGCGGACGAAGGAAACATAACAATAGACGGAATACCATTAAAAGAATACAACCTGAAAAGTATAAGAAAAGAGATCTCAATAGTAACCCAAGATCTTTTATTATTCGACGATACAATAATGAATAATTTAACCTTAGAAAAAAATAAAGATAAGAGCTATGTAGAAGATTTGTGCAGAAAAGCGGGGATCTATAACTTCATCTCAAATCTTCCCCAAGGATTTGACACAATAGTAGGAGAAAGAGGAGTAAAACTGTCAGGAGGACAGAAACAGAGAATAGCCATAGTCAGAGCCATATTGAACAATTCAAAGATAATAATATTTGACGAAGCCACCTCAGCCTTAGACAGCATATCCCAAAAGAAAATATCCGAAAACATGAAAGAATTCTTAAAAGAGAAGACAGTCATAGAAATAGCCCATAGATTATCCTCAATAAAAGATGCAGATATCATATATGTAATACATAAAGGGAAAGCAGTGGAAAAAGGGAACTTTGAAGAATTGGTAGAAAAGAAGGGATATTATTACAGATTCTTGAAGGAACAAAGTATGGATTCCGATGCAGATTCTATTGCATAA
- a CDS encoding radical SAM/SPASM domain-containing protein, with the protein MDFTLFATSKCNLKCRYCYEGNKKSNRDMTKETADKTVEFIADRIKESGSSGLINITFHGGEPLLNFELIKYISSCILKEIHNEVIFNMTTNGTIMTDEMVDYIKNHINNISVSIDGTRKAHDLNRTFYDGTGSYEKAVFNAERLLAKGINVRGRMTFDSQNVGELYEGVESLVDMGFRYIVSVADLYDERWNEENIEILKKQILKVSNIKKKNPHQEISLTAADLFSRKKGDCFGGVANYTIDSDGSIYPCTFSAGNKDFVIGNVNDGNLLKERICKLIEIYQKENKCCAGCTRYEYCEGVRCKILNKLITGDYTTPPGIVCAVENIRVDIMKKLLNVS; encoded by the coding sequence ATGGATTTTACCTTATTTGCAACATCCAAATGTAACTTAAAATGCAGATATTGCTATGAAGGGAACAAGAAGTCAAACAGGGATATGACAAAGGAAACGGCAGATAAGACAGTTGAATTTATAGCAGACAGAATTAAAGAATCAGGCAGCTCAGGGCTGATAAATATAACGTTTCACGGAGGAGAACCTTTACTGAATTTTGAACTGATAAAATATATATCATCTTGTATCTTGAAAGAAATCCACAACGAGGTTATCTTTAATATGACAACTAACGGAACAATAATGACGGACGAAATGGTTGATTATATAAAAAATCATATAAACAATATATCCGTCAGTATAGACGGGACAAGAAAGGCCCATGACTTAAACCGGACTTTTTACGATGGAACAGGTTCTTATGAAAAAGCGGTATTTAATGCCGAGAGGCTTTTAGCTAAAGGTATAAACGTAAGAGGAAGAATGACTTTTGACTCTCAAAATGTGGGGGAATTGTATGAAGGGGTTGAATCACTGGTCGATATGGGATTCAGATATATAGTTTCCGTAGCGGATCTTTATGATGAAAGATGGAATGAAGAAAATATAGAGATATTGAAAAAGCAAATACTTAAAGTATCAAATATAAAGAAAAAAAACCCACATCAGGAGATTTCACTGACGGCAGCAGATTTATTCAGCAGAAAAAAGGGAGATTGTTTCGGAGGTGTTGCCAACTACACAATAGATTCCGACGGCAGTATTTATCCTTGTACTTTCAGTGCCGGAAACAAAGATTTTGTTATAGGGAATGTAAATGACGGAAATCTGTTGAAAGAAAGAATATGCAAACTGATTGAAATATATCAAAAGGAAAATAAATGCTGCGCCGGATGTACAAGATATGAATACTGCGAAGGAGTAAGGTGTAAAATCCTGAACAAATTGATAACAGGAGATTATACAACCCCTCCCGGCATAGTATGTGCCGTGGAAAATATAAGGGTCGATATTATGAAAAAGTTGCTTAATGTTTCTTGA
- a CDS encoding radical SAM/SPASM domain-containing protein encodes MVSLQDNMEINKENLIIYEKNNLVVIYNKVLGKHFIVSEEVYNFFKNASEEKITFEEFIDCFQDEEDRKYIKQVIYCLTQMGVFTSKRKGSLEKKVNFMGENIHFCITKRCNLKCKHCCASCDINRSDTLSTEQIKNITDIIEPLNPKTVVLTGGEPLIRDDFSEIVNYMKEKIKNICLVLSTNGTLIDDKNIDLIVEKFDRVEISLDGIDEETCSATRGKGIFGRVINSVKCLQKKGFYNIGLSMVFGDKNMNLSKQFRELNKSLNTRALERYFVPEGRGKENVLEYCSVNTNLPISIPKMLHKLYYDEGKRSKKISSCSCSAFKSQIYIDDDGSIYPCPSLIKEKYKIGSIFERETVLNIKDKNLDKIDAYKRFQGLYPFNFEKCSKCDVNIFCWNCPAVLDIAKEDEEDFKRWCSMMKPVLNGIVWDEGVI; translated from the coding sequence ATGGTAAGTCTGCAAGATAATATGGAGATAAACAAAGAAAATTTAATAATTTACGAAAAAAATAATTTAGTTGTAATATACAATAAAGTGTTGGGGAAACACTTTATTGTATCGGAAGAAGTATATAACTTTTTCAAAAATGCTTCCGAAGAAAAAATTACCTTTGAAGAATTTATAGATTGTTTTCAAGATGAAGAAGACAGAAAGTATATAAAACAAGTCATTTATTGTTTAACACAGATGGGTGTATTTACTTCCAAGAGGAAAGGAAGTCTTGAAAAAAAGGTAAATTTCATGGGAGAAAATATACATTTTTGCATTACCAAAAGGTGTAATCTTAAATGCAAGCACTGTTGTGCAAGTTGTGATATCAATAGATCGGATACTTTGAGTACTGAACAAATTAAAAATATAACGGATATAATTGAACCTTTGAATCCGAAAACAGTGGTACTGACAGGAGGAGAACCTCTAATAAGAGACGATTTTTCAGAAATAGTAAATTATATGAAAGAAAAAATAAAAAACATATGTTTAGTATTATCGACAAATGGAACATTGATTGATGATAAAAATATTGATTTAATTGTTGAGAAATTTGATAGAGTCGAAATAAGCTTAGACGGGATAGATGAAGAAACATGTAGTGCCACAAGGGGAAAAGGTATATTTGGAAGAGTAATAAATTCGGTAAAATGTTTGCAGAAAAAAGGATTTTACAATATAGGGTTATCCATGGTATTCGGTGACAAAAATATGAACCTCAGTAAACAATTCAGAGAATTAAATAAATCTTTGAATACGAGAGCGTTGGAAAGATATTTTGTTCCGGAAGGAAGGGGAAAGGAGAACGTGTTGGAATACTGTTCTGTAAATACCAATTTACCTATTTCAATTCCTAAAATGCTTCATAAGTTGTATTATGACGAGGGAAAAAGAAGTAAGAAGATAAGCTCATGCTCGTGCAGTGCTTTTAAATCACAAATATATATAGATGATGATGGAAGCATATATCCGTGTCCATCCTTAATAAAAGAAAAATATAAAATAGGAAGTATATTTGAGAGAGAAACGGTATTGAATATAAAAGACAAAAATTTGGATAAAATTGATGCTTATAAAAGATTTCAAGGCTTATATCCCTTCAATTTTGAAAAATGCAGTAAATGCGATGTAAATATATTTTGCTGGAACTGCCCGGCAGTTTTGGATATCGCAAAAGAAGATGAGGAAGATTTTAAAAGATGGTGTAGTATGATGAAACCCGTTTTAAACGGAATTGTCTGGGATGAAGGGGTGATTTAA